The proteins below are encoded in one region of Apodemus sylvaticus chromosome 13, mApoSyl1.1, whole genome shotgun sequence:
- the Pcyox1l gene encoding prenylcysteine oxidase-like isoform X1, whose amino-acid sequence MARAAPLLVVLATLLTAAAAGGDAPPGKIAVIGAGIGGSAVAHFLQQHFGPRVQIVVYEKGSVGGRLATISVNKQSYESGAASFHSLSLHMQDFVKLLGLRQRREVVGRSAIFGGEHFVLEETDWYLLNLFRLWWHYGISFLRLQMWVEEVMEKFMRIYKYQAHGYAFSGVEDLLYSLGEATFVNMTQRSVAESLLQVGVTQRFIDDVVSAVLRASYGQSASMPAFAGAMSLAGAQGNLWSVEGGNKLVCSGLLKLAKATVIHATVTSVTLHSTEGKALYQVGYESDKDNSSDFYDIVVIATPLHLDNSSHNITFEGFTPPIDDIQGSFQPTVVSLVHGYLNSSYFGFPDPKLFPFANILTTDFPSFFCTLDNICPVNISANFRRKQPQEAAVWRVQSPKPLFRTELKTLFRSYYSVQTAEWQAHPLYGSRRTLPKFALHDQLFYLNALEWAASSVEVTAVAAKNVALLAYNRWYQDLDKIDQKDLIHKVKTEL is encoded by the exons ATGGCCCGCGCTGCCCCGCTGCTCGTCGTGCTGGCCACACTCCTCACCGCCGCCGCTGCAGGCGGAGATGCACCGCCGGGGAAAATCG CTGTCATTGGAGCTGGGATTGGGGGCTCTGCTGTGGCCCATTTCCTTCAGCAACACTTTGGACCCCGAGTGCAAATTGTCGTCTATGAGAAAGGGAGTGTGGGTGGCCGCCTGGCCACCATCTCCGTCAACAAGCAGAGCTACGAGAGCGGGGCGGCCTCCTTCCACTCTCTGAGCCTCCACATGCAGGACTTCGTCAAGCTGCTGG GGCTGAGACAGCGGCGCGAGGTGGTGGGCAGGAGCGCCATCTTCGGCGGAGAGCATTTTGTGCTGGAGGAAACCGACTGGTACCTGCTGAACCTCTTCCGCCTGTGGTGGCACTACGGCATCAGCTTCCTGAGGCTGCAGATGTGGGTGGAGGAAGTCATGGAGAAGTTCATGAG GATCTACAAGTACCAGGCTCACGGCTACGCCTTCTCAGGGGTGGAAGATCTGCTCTACTCACTGGGGGAAGCCACCTTTGTCAACATGACCCAGCGATCCGTGGCTGAGTCCCTGCTCCAGGTGGGCGTCACACAGCGCTTTATTGATGATGTCGTCTCTGCTGTCCTACGGGCCAGCTACGGCCAGTCGGCATCAATGCCCGCCTTTGCTG gaGCCATGTCTCTAGCTGGGGCTCAGGGCAACCTGTGGTCCGTGGAAGGGGGCAACAAACTGGTTTGTTCTGGTTTGCTGAAGCTCGCCAAGGCCACGGTGATCCATGCCACGGTGACCTCTGTGACCCTGCACAGTACAG AAGGGAAAGCCCTGTACCAGGTGGGATACGAGAGTGACAAGGACAACAGCTCCGACTTCTACGACATCGTGGTCATTGCCACGCCCCTGCACCTGGACAACAGCAGCCACAACATCACCTTCGAAGGCTTTACTCCACCCATCGATGACATTCAGGGCTCTTTCCAGCCCACCGTGGTCTCGCTGGTCCATGGCTACCTCAACTCTTCCTACTTTGGTTTCCCCGACCCTAAGCTTTTCCCCTTCGCCAACATACTCACCACAGACTTCCCGAGCTTCTTCTGCACGCTGGACAACATCTGTCCTGTCAACATCTCCGCCAACTTCCGGCGGAAGCAACCCCAGGAGGCCGCGGTGTGGCGAGTGCAGTCCCCGAAGCCCCTCTTCAGGACGGAGCTGAAGACCCTCTTCCGTTCCTATTACTCGGTCCAGACAGCCGAGTGGCAGGCCCACCCCCTGTATGGCTCCCGCCGCACCCTCCCGAAGTTCGCGCTCCACGACCAGCTCTTCTACCTCAATGCCCTGGAGTGGGCGGCCAGCTCGGTGGAGGTGACGGCTGTAGCTGCTAAGAATGTGGCTTTGTTGGCTTATAACCGCTGGTACCAGGACCTGGACAAGATTGACCAAAAGGACTTAATCCATAAAGTCAAGACTGAGCTGTGA
- the Pcyox1l gene encoding prenylcysteine oxidase-like isoform X2, protein MEQLRPERGKNLPEAHRLRQRREVVGRSAIFGGEHFVLEETDWYLLNLFRLWWHYGISFLRLQMWVEEVMEKFMRIYKYQAHGYAFSGVEDLLYSLGEATFVNMTQRSVAESLLQVGVTQRFIDDVVSAVLRASYGQSASMPAFAGAMSLAGAQGNLWSVEGGNKLVCSGLLKLAKATVIHATVTSVTLHSTEGKALYQVGYESDKDNSSDFYDIVVIATPLHLDNSSHNITFEGFTPPIDDIQGSFQPTVVSLVHGYLNSSYFGFPDPKLFPFANILTTDFPSFFCTLDNICPVNISANFRRKQPQEAAVWRVQSPKPLFRTELKTLFRSYYSVQTAEWQAHPLYGSRRTLPKFALHDQLFYLNALEWAASSVEVTAVAAKNVALLAYNRWYQDLDKIDQKDLIHKVKTEL, encoded by the exons atggagcAGCTGAGACCAGAGAGGGGAAAGAACTTGCCTGAGGCACACA GGCTGAGACAGCGGCGCGAGGTGGTGGGCAGGAGCGCCATCTTCGGCGGAGAGCATTTTGTGCTGGAGGAAACCGACTGGTACCTGCTGAACCTCTTCCGCCTGTGGTGGCACTACGGCATCAGCTTCCTGAGGCTGCAGATGTGGGTGGAGGAAGTCATGGAGAAGTTCATGAG GATCTACAAGTACCAGGCTCACGGCTACGCCTTCTCAGGGGTGGAAGATCTGCTCTACTCACTGGGGGAAGCCACCTTTGTCAACATGACCCAGCGATCCGTGGCTGAGTCCCTGCTCCAGGTGGGCGTCACACAGCGCTTTATTGATGATGTCGTCTCTGCTGTCCTACGGGCCAGCTACGGCCAGTCGGCATCAATGCCCGCCTTTGCTG gaGCCATGTCTCTAGCTGGGGCTCAGGGCAACCTGTGGTCCGTGGAAGGGGGCAACAAACTGGTTTGTTCTGGTTTGCTGAAGCTCGCCAAGGCCACGGTGATCCATGCCACGGTGACCTCTGTGACCCTGCACAGTACAG AAGGGAAAGCCCTGTACCAGGTGGGATACGAGAGTGACAAGGACAACAGCTCCGACTTCTACGACATCGTGGTCATTGCCACGCCCCTGCACCTGGACAACAGCAGCCACAACATCACCTTCGAAGGCTTTACTCCACCCATCGATGACATTCAGGGCTCTTTCCAGCCCACCGTGGTCTCGCTGGTCCATGGCTACCTCAACTCTTCCTACTTTGGTTTCCCCGACCCTAAGCTTTTCCCCTTCGCCAACATACTCACCACAGACTTCCCGAGCTTCTTCTGCACGCTGGACAACATCTGTCCTGTCAACATCTCCGCCAACTTCCGGCGGAAGCAACCCCAGGAGGCCGCGGTGTGGCGAGTGCAGTCCCCGAAGCCCCTCTTCAGGACGGAGCTGAAGACCCTCTTCCGTTCCTATTACTCGGTCCAGACAGCCGAGTGGCAGGCCCACCCCCTGTATGGCTCCCGCCGCACCCTCCCGAAGTTCGCGCTCCACGACCAGCTCTTCTACCTCAATGCCCTGGAGTGGGCGGCCAGCTCGGTGGAGGTGACGGCTGTAGCTGCTAAGAATGTGGCTTTGTTGGCTTATAACCGCTGGTACCAGGACCTGGACAAGATTGACCAAAAGGACTTAATCCATAAAGTCAAGACTGAGCTGTGA